In one Verrucomicrobiales bacterium genomic region, the following are encoded:
- a CDS encoding HYR domain-containing protein — MQNNDPSCPCRCPRIPGPTSASQTPWNRLQWLILGLLLAVALPSQGWAQITAIAEVIKAECVEITCPTNLTLYTCDRTASLRNYPFEIVYTCPNVPPALLDVTFECDPPPGEFAVGIHKVNCIVRVNRKEVGKCEFTITVIQDKEAPKIECPQDMVVIACQSVTGACGAIVNYPSPIASDNSGSVAVTCNPPSGSFFPCGVHTVVCTAFDRCQNATRCEFKIVVREAPPVRIVCPTNPIVVTIPCETNCIPIRYPAPSVVNGTLVECKPAPGTCLPVGDHVIVCIAKDDCGRTATCEFVVHVRAEQAEPPKIRCPEPIVVTTCDPCEKVTYPAPVVVNGALAFCDPPSGTCFKPGVHVVTCVATNACAKEVCRFTITVLEKPAVQIRCPQDIVVETCEDCAIVRYPDPIVVNGKLVECDPPSGTCFKPGVTIVRCVATNECSRTECKFTVTVRPGGAKPEIRCPQDIVVETCEDCAIVNYPDPVVVNGKLIQCDPPSGTCFKPGVNIVTCIATNQCGRTECKFTVTVKEQPRLGIRCPEDIVIETCNEGQIVHFPRPTIIGDTGLENYVLRCDPPSGSFFPVGTNKVVCCVIDRCQRRVCCEFNVIVRPGLPCMTPPGNMVLWTPFDEPAGVVAFNAINGAPSGMHLNGPVPVLGQKVFNSLGFDGFNDYVAVPNYAAIMLAQSDLSIDAWILRRDTGGRRTIVSKMGSLPGAADPRGYEFYLNQGIMHLTLAGTTVTDFNSGVLVPADNKWHHVVTTVRRSGGGLVRFFLDGVQMNVQAAAIPAPLANNSRLHIGASTYPVPQNHFAGAIDEVEIFSRPLTLAEVSGLHAADRAGKCKIKCIIPWDVSFPTNSESVTVMAKICNCSVLPQTVAWMATGPMQIAEPNSGVVVLPPTTCTNIPIKLGRPTNSVPIGSVVEWNLTILPRNGCPTVCRGSVINPGPITTTVTEDIVQVPGTAGTVNVPVSLGGLPDGALVRVRAIAPGMEPDTESISLNGLPPGTPWIVNGNGPSPAAFDLSFRIPIRFVQADPIGLYTILIETDVDGDQDFDTLRSFDVENPVVPPPTLRLTETEKGLLLDWNDEGDGILEASNEPTGPWKAIAEARPGYLVQPSDKRLFFRVSVPFITPEVKPAGR; from the coding sequence ATGCAAAACAACGACCCTTCCTGTCCATGTCGCTGCCCCCGGATACCAGGTCCGACCAGCGCCTCCCAGACTCCCTGGAACCGCCTTCAGTGGCTCATCCTAGGGCTGCTGCTCGCCGTCGCTCTCCCTTCCCAAGGATGGGCGCAGATCACCGCCATCGCCGAAGTCATCAAAGCCGAGTGTGTCGAGATCACTTGCCCCACTAATCTCACCCTCTACACCTGCGACCGAACCGCCTCCCTCCGAAACTACCCGTTCGAGATCGTTTATACCTGCCCGAACGTTCCCCCCGCCTTGCTCGATGTAACGTTTGAATGCGATCCTCCTCCAGGTGAATTCGCCGTAGGGATTCACAAGGTAAACTGCATCGTTCGCGTTAACAGGAAAGAGGTCGGCAAATGCGAATTCACCATCACGGTCATCCAAGACAAGGAAGCCCCTAAAATCGAGTGCCCTCAGGATATGGTGGTGATCGCGTGCCAGAGTGTAACCGGAGCCTGTGGCGCCATCGTGAACTACCCATCCCCCATCGCGTCCGACAACAGCGGGTCGGTCGCCGTCACCTGCAACCCACCCTCGGGCAGTTTCTTCCCGTGCGGGGTGCACACCGTCGTCTGCACCGCATTCGACCGATGTCAAAATGCCACGCGCTGCGAGTTCAAAATTGTCGTTCGTGAAGCACCCCCCGTCCGAATCGTCTGTCCCACCAACCCCATCGTGGTGACGATTCCGTGTGAGACCAACTGCATCCCCATCCGATACCCCGCACCTTCCGTCGTGAACGGAACCCTGGTGGAATGCAAACCCGCGCCCGGCACTTGTCTGCCGGTGGGCGATCACGTGATTGTTTGCATCGCCAAGGATGACTGTGGCCGCACCGCCACCTGCGAATTCGTGGTCCACGTCCGTGCCGAACAAGCGGAACCCCCGAAAATCCGCTGCCCCGAACCGATCGTGGTAACCACCTGCGATCCCTGCGAAAAAGTCACCTACCCCGCGCCGGTGGTCGTCAACGGAGCTCTGGCCTTCTGTGATCCCCCGTCGGGCACGTGCTTTAAGCCTGGGGTCCACGTCGTGACCTGCGTCGCCACCAACGCGTGCGCCAAGGAAGTCTGCCGCTTCACGATCACCGTGCTCGAGAAACCCGCTGTGCAGATCCGCTGCCCCCAGGACATCGTCGTCGAAACCTGTGAAGACTGCGCGATTGTCCGATATCCAGACCCTATCGTGGTCAATGGAAAGCTGGTCGAGTGTGATCCTCCGTCGGGAACGTGCTTCAAACCCGGAGTGACCATCGTTCGATGCGTCGCCACCAACGAATGCAGCCGCACAGAGTGCAAATTCACCGTGACGGTCCGTCCGGGCGGGGCCAAGCCCGAAATCCGCTGCCCGCAGGACATCGTGGTGGAAACGTGCGAAGACTGCGCAATAGTGAATTACCCCGACCCGGTCGTGGTAAACGGGAAGCTCATCCAGTGTGATCCACCCTCTGGAACCTGCTTCAAACCGGGAGTGAACATCGTCACCTGCATCGCCACCAACCAATGCGGACGAACCGAATGCAAATTCACGGTGACGGTAAAGGAACAGCCGCGGCTGGGGATTCGCTGCCCGGAGGACATCGTGATCGAGACGTGTAACGAGGGCCAGATCGTTCACTTCCCCAGGCCAACGATAATCGGGGACACGGGGCTCGAGAACTATGTGCTGCGCTGCGATCCCCCTTCGGGATCCTTCTTCCCCGTGGGCACCAACAAAGTGGTCTGCTGCGTGATCGACCGCTGTCAGCGTCGGGTTTGCTGCGAATTCAACGTGATCGTCCGGCCGGGCCTGCCGTGCATGACTCCTCCGGGTAACATGGTCCTCTGGACGCCATTCGATGAACCTGCCGGGGTGGTGGCGTTCAACGCGATCAACGGGGCGCCCAGCGGGATGCACCTCAATGGGCCCGTTCCAGTGCTGGGACAGAAGGTGTTCAACAGCCTGGGCTTCGATGGCTTCAATGACTATGTGGCGGTGCCCAACTATGCCGCCATCATGCTCGCGCAAAGCGACCTCTCTATCGATGCCTGGATCCTCCGACGCGATACCGGCGGCCGACGCACCATCGTCAGCAAGATGGGCAGCCTCCCGGGCGCCGCCGACCCTCGTGGATATGAGTTCTACCTCAACCAAGGTATCATGCACTTGACTCTGGCTGGAACGACCGTCACCGACTTCAACTCGGGCGTCCTGGTTCCGGCCGACAACAAGTGGCATCACGTCGTGACCACCGTGCGTCGATCGGGCGGCGGTCTGGTTCGCTTCTTCTTGGATGGCGTTCAGATGAACGTCCAGGCGGCGGCGATCCCAGCCCCGCTGGCCAACAACTCCCGGCTTCACATCGGAGCCAGCACCTATCCGGTGCCGCAAAATCACTTCGCGGGTGCCATCGATGAGGTCGAAATCTTCAGTCGGCCGTTGACGCTGGCTGAGGTGAGCGGCCTGCATGCCGCCGATCGGGCCGGCAAGTGCAAGATCAAGTGCATCATCCCCTGGGATGTCAGTTTTCCCACCAACAGCGAATCTGTCACGGTGATGGCCAAGATCTGCAATTGCAGCGTCCTGCCTCAGACCGTGGCCTGGATGGCCACCGGCCCCATGCAAATCGCCGAGCCCAACAGCGGAGTCGTGGTTCTGCCGCCAACGACCTGCACCAACATCCCCATCAAGCTCGGACGCCCGACCAACAGCGTTCCGATCGGGTCTGTCGTCGAATGGAACCTGACCATCCTACCTCGGAACGGATGTCCCACGGTATGCCGAGGCTCGGTGATCAACCCAGGGCCCATCACCACCACTGTGACCGAAGACATTGTCCAAGTCCCGGGAACCGCTGGAACGGTCAATGTCCCGGTCAGCCTGGGCGGCCTTCCGGATGGTGCCCTCGTCCGGGTGCGAGCCATTGCCCCCGGCATGGAGCCAGACACCGAAAGCATCAGCCTGAATGGCTTGCCGCCGGGAACTCCTTGGATCGTCAATGGAAACGGGCCATCTCCGGCGGCGTTTGACCTGTCCTTCCGCATCCCGATCCGGTTCGTCCAAGCCGACCCTATCGGGCTATACACCATCCTCATCGAGACCGATGTAGACGGCGACCAGGATTTCGACACGCTCAGATCCTTCGATGTCGAGAATCCGGTAGTACCCCCTCCGACACTCCGACTGACCGAGACCGAGAAAGGGCTCCTCCTCGACTGGAACGACGAAGGGGATGGCATCTTGGAAGCCTCCAATGAGCCGACCGGGCCATGGAAAGCCATTGCGGAAGCCCGGCCTGGCTACTTGGTGCAACCCTCCGACAAACGGCTCTTCTTCAGGGTCTCCGTGCCCTTCATAACTCCGGAGGTGAAACCGGCCGGACGATAA